Proteins found in one Aneurinibacillus uraniidurans genomic segment:
- a CDS encoding sensor histidine kinase: MFTKIRNRLTLLFSICMMLFLLLFIISSYFLLSLGVYQDSKTMVQNVIAHEWEDHRDDIKRPPRHEQAEKETEHNQHDEAFYYIVDRNGQVIDEHESFPELHAAILERVKGWKPRPGETRTEIFYVQNHKPVRLMLAGQMFDGKKPNLQVIYAGIDITQQHDALERIIVTQVAAAVVFLALSSLLAYYMANRAMRPIMRSFARQREFVADASHELRTPLSVLHSSIEVVESEEDARMSEFSRQILHDAKDEVRMMTSLVGDLLTLARADSGVLEVNRQSFDLVDMSNQLARTFQPVLARRNQTFTLHVPETLPVYADAERIKQLLYILLENAGKYTPNGGRITLEVGMERKGKEEHIRLAVQDTGIGIPPEQQARIFDRFYRVDKGRSRQMGGTGLGLAIAEWIVQAHGGTIHLQSTVGVGSTFTVLLPTTIDKAKRNES; this comes from the coding sequence ATGTTTACGAAAATCCGCAACCGTTTGACGCTATTGTTTAGCATATGTATGATGCTATTTTTACTTCTGTTTATCATCAGCAGCTATTTTTTGCTATCGCTAGGCGTATATCAAGATAGCAAAACGATGGTACAGAATGTAATCGCACATGAGTGGGAAGATCATCGGGATGACATAAAGCGTCCGCCACGACATGAGCAAGCTGAAAAGGAAACCGAGCATAATCAGCATGATGAAGCTTTTTATTACATTGTGGATCGGAACGGCCAAGTAATAGATGAGCATGAGTCATTTCCAGAGCTGCATGCGGCCATTCTCGAGCGCGTAAAAGGATGGAAGCCGCGGCCTGGAGAAACGCGAACGGAAATATTTTATGTCCAAAATCACAAACCTGTGCGTCTGATGCTTGCCGGGCAAATGTTTGATGGGAAAAAGCCGAATCTCCAGGTGATTTATGCAGGCATTGATATTACGCAGCAGCATGACGCACTTGAGCGTATTATCGTGACTCAAGTCGCGGCAGCTGTCGTTTTCCTTGCCTTATCGTCGTTGCTTGCTTATTACATGGCAAACCGGGCCATGCGCCCTATTATGCGTTCCTTTGCTCGGCAGCGTGAGTTCGTGGCCGACGCCTCTCATGAGCTGCGCACGCCGCTTAGTGTGCTTCATTCCTCGATTGAAGTAGTCGAATCGGAGGAAGATGCGCGAATGTCTGAGTTTTCCCGGCAGATTTTGCATGATGCAAAGGATGAGGTACGAATGATGACTAGCCTTGTCGGTGATCTGCTTACACTCGCCCGAGCTGATTCGGGCGTTCTGGAAGTGAATCGACAGTCTTTTGATTTAGTTGACATGTCTAATCAGCTTGCTCGTACGTTCCAGCCTGTACTGGCTCGGCGTAATCAAACCTTTACGCTGCATGTCCCGGAAACATTGCCGGTGTATGCAGATGCGGAGCGCATTAAGCAGTTGCTCTACATTCTGCTTGAGAATGCGGGCAAGTATACACCGAACGGCGGACGTATTACGCTGGAAGTTGGTATGGAACGGAAAGGGAAAGAAGAGCATATCCGACTTGCGGTACAGGATACAGGCATTGGCATTCCCCCTGAGCAGCAAGCTCGTATTTTTGACCGTTTTTATCGGGTAGATAAAGGACGTTCGCGGCAGATGGGCGGCACCGGGCTCGGGCTTGCGATTGCAGAGTGGATTGTACAGGCACATGGCGGGACCATTCACCTGCAAAGTACGGTGGGTGTCGGGAGTACGTTTACTGTACTTTTGCCGACAACTATAGATAAAGCAAAACGAAACGAATCGTAG
- a CDS encoding response regulator transcription factor: MYVLVAEDDQKLGKLITHMLKKEAHTVDWFDSGHDVVESVQASAYDAVILDWMMPGEDGVSICRRLRAAGYTGGILLLTARDELDDRVCGLDAGADDYLVKPFEFAELLARVRALARRTRTPLVADTIEAGGLVLHCTEHTLRQNDTVIQLTPREFQLMELLLRNRGQVVPRDVILERIWGYDADISSNTLDAFVRLLRKKIDTSGSHKLIQNVRGIGYRLEV, translated from the coding sequence ATGTACGTACTTGTTGCCGAAGATGATCAGAAGTTAGGCAAACTGATTACACATATGTTAAAAAAAGAAGCGCATACGGTCGATTGGTTCGATTCTGGTCACGATGTAGTGGAGAGTGTCCAAGCTTCCGCATACGATGCGGTTATTCTCGACTGGATGATGCCGGGTGAGGATGGTGTCAGCATCTGCCGCCGCCTGCGGGCGGCTGGCTATACAGGTGGGATTTTACTGTTAACCGCACGGGATGAACTTGATGATCGGGTGTGCGGACTTGATGCCGGGGCAGACGACTATTTGGTAAAGCCGTTTGAATTTGCGGAGCTTCTTGCCCGCGTTCGGGCGCTGGCCCGTCGTACGCGCACACCACTGGTAGCTGATACAATTGAGGCGGGGGGACTCGTGCTTCACTGCACGGAGCATACGCTGCGACAAAACGACACGGTCATTCAGCTTACGCCACGTGAATTTCAATTGATGGAACTTTTGCTGCGCAACCGGGGACAGGTTGTACCGCGTGATGTGATTCTGGAGCGCATATGGGGATATGACGCGGATATTAGCAGCAATACGCTCGATGCATTTGTTCGCCTGCTGCGCAAAAAAATTGACACATCCGGTAGTCACAAGTTGATTCAGAACGTACGCGGCATTGGCTATCGGCTCGAGGTATAA
- a CDS encoding ferric reductase-like transmembrane domain-containing protein gives MTTLLDSIQAFFSVWHTVRGAGLTAYILLFLAVSVGLVQSLPVTPPRIRPFLMATHTTAGWLGLLFGLVHGLVLRFDNYIGYSWADIFIPFSSAHKSIATSAGIIGFYVMLIIMASSDWRKYVNRKIWRLLHMMAYPAYLLALYHGLVLGTDTQLASIRLLYVCTSVIAIALFIIRLVVSIRPLSFSRPVVDNRKKPHGMKEG, from the coding sequence ATGACAACTTTACTAGATTCGATTCAAGCTTTTTTCTCTGTCTGGCATACAGTACGGGGGGCGGGGCTGACTGCTTATATTCTACTGTTTCTCGCTGTCAGTGTCGGGCTTGTTCAAAGCCTGCCTGTTACACCACCGCGCATCCGACCTTTTCTTATGGCTACCCACACGACAGCCGGGTGGCTTGGATTGTTGTTTGGGCTTGTACACGGACTTGTGCTGCGATTTGATAACTATATTGGATACAGCTGGGCCGATATTTTTATCCCATTCTCGTCTGCGCATAAATCCATTGCGACATCAGCTGGAATCATCGGGTTTTATGTAATGCTCATCATCATGGCCAGCTCAGATTGGCGGAAGTATGTTAACCGCAAAATTTGGCGCTTGCTTCACATGATGGCGTACCCGGCGTATCTGCTGGCCTTGTACCATGGGCTTGTACTAGGAACAGATACGCAGCTGGCATCCATTCGATTGCTGTATGTATGTACAAGTGTGATTGCGATTGCACTTTTCATCATTCGCCTGGTAGTTTCGATCCGCCCCCTTTCTTTTTCTCGTCCCGTGGTGGACAATAGAAAGAAACCGCATGGAATGAAAGAAGGGTAA
- a CDS encoding FAD:protein FMN transferase: MYTFRAMNTTFGTVGLDLASHEKTEQLIYTLEKKLSRFQSTSELTALNQAAGQPHRVSPLLYGLLSLAHTYHWETDGLFNPYLGDVLCALGYDKSFETLSTYSQSFSFPQSQQPACLHKSPLVLDASEQTAFLRAGVQVDLGGIAKGWSADEVQRRLLASGISSGLIDAGGDIAVWGTNEGEPWGISIANPFHVDEDVAVLWFHRDAGIATSSSIKRSWQLTDGTRAHHIIDPRRCMPATSDLVQVTVLAPDTVTADVYAKTLLIRGSKEGERWMRENKPELGYIFVTQSETIIFGGNLADYCTEWEEVKE, from the coding sequence ATGTACACATTTCGGGCGATGAACACGACTTTTGGTACGGTTGGACTTGATCTGGCTTCCCATGAGAAAACAGAACAGCTTATCTATACACTTGAAAAGAAACTCAGTCGCTTTCAGTCGACCAGTGAGCTTACAGCGTTAAATCAGGCTGCGGGTCAGCCGCATCGTGTGTCGCCCTTACTGTATGGGCTTCTCAGCCTTGCACATACGTACCACTGGGAAACCGACGGACTATTTAATCCTTATCTAGGAGATGTTTTGTGCGCACTTGGATACGATAAGAGCTTTGAAACACTTTCTACTTATTCGCAATCATTCTCGTTCCCGCAATCGCAGCAGCCTGCTTGCCTACATAAATCGCCGCTTGTGCTTGATGCGTCCGAGCAGACCGCTTTTCTACGGGCAGGGGTACAGGTTGATCTTGGCGGCATCGCTAAAGGATGGAGTGCGGATGAAGTACAACGCAGATTACTGGCATCCGGCATTTCATCCGGTCTGATTGATGCTGGTGGTGATATTGCGGTATGGGGCACAAATGAGGGGGAGCCATGGGGCATCAGCATCGCAAATCCGTTCCATGTGGATGAGGATGTAGCGGTGTTGTGGTTTCATCGAGATGCAGGGATTGCGACAAGCAGTTCCATAAAACGCAGCTGGCAGCTGACTGATGGCACACGCGCGCACCATATTATTGACCCGCGCAGGTGCATGCCTGCCACATCTGATCTTGTACAAGTTACAGTTCTCGCACCTGATACGGTAACCGCAGATGTATATGCCAAAACCTTGCTGATTCGCGGATCAAAAGAAGGAGAGCGTTGGATGCGGGAGAACAAACCAGAGCTTGGTTATATCTTTGTAACGCAAAGCGAAACGATCATATTCGGAGGGAATCTGGCTGATTATTGCACCGAATGGGAGGAAGTGAAAGAATGA
- a CDS encoding alpha/beta fold hydrolase: MMSQEQELRRWSNFVSIWHTPVPEIGGTPRAAIWKKNKATLWHYPAVKRKYAVPLFLVYSLVNQPYILDLAPGSSMIESYVQNGFDVYLLDFGIPGYEDKDITLTDYIIGYIQKGVRRALRHSGAEEMTVIGYCLGGTLAAIYTAIAEEPIRNLILSVTPLDFSIVPVLDNWVAALKEEDAPIKEFLELYGILPARMMEASMRVVTSPVYVSPYLSLLARGYDDAYVARWRRFNQWTKDHIPFAGAALLQTIQDFGRDNKLINGGLVIGGKPVHLASIRANLLVITSSNDRLVPPEQSRPIMDMAASLDKTFRVNTGGHVMFTANGGLPEDLAEWLPERSKPVRSEGKR, translated from the coding sequence ATGATGAGTCAGGAGCAAGAGCTGCGCCGTTGGTCTAATTTCGTTAGTATCTGGCATACTCCTGTGCCAGAGATTGGCGGAACACCGCGCGCAGCGATCTGGAAGAAAAACAAAGCAACTTTGTGGCATTATCCAGCTGTAAAGCGCAAGTATGCTGTTCCACTGTTTCTTGTATATTCACTTGTGAACCAGCCGTATATTCTTGATCTAGCTCCGGGCTCAAGCATGATTGAATCGTATGTACAAAACGGCTTTGATGTGTACTTGCTGGACTTTGGTATTCCAGGCTATGAAGACAAAGACATTACACTTACCGATTATATTATCGGCTATATTCAAAAAGGGGTACGTCGCGCACTGCGTCACTCCGGGGCAGAAGAAATGACAGTGATTGGGTATTGTCTTGGTGGTACATTGGCTGCTATCTACACCGCGATTGCCGAAGAGCCAATTCGCAATCTGATTTTATCCGTGACGCCGCTAGACTTTAGCATTGTACCTGTGCTAGACAACTGGGTAGCTGCACTTAAGGAAGAGGACGCTCCGATCAAAGAATTTCTTGAGCTGTATGGTATTTTGCCGGCTCGGATGATGGAAGCATCCATGCGCGTGGTGACCTCGCCGGTATATGTTAGTCCATACTTGTCGCTCTTAGCTCGTGGATATGATGATGCTTATGTGGCACGCTGGCGCCGTTTTAATCAATGGACGAAAGATCATATTCCATTTGCTGGAGCTGCTCTCCTGCAAACAATACAGGATTTCGGGCGCGACAATAAGTTGATCAACGGCGGATTGGTCATAGGGGGAAAACCGGTTCATCTTGCATCGATTCGCGCGAATCTGTTGGTCATCACCAGCAGCAATGACCGTCTTGTGCCGCCTGAGCAAAGTCGCCCGATTATGGACATGGCCGCAAGCCTCGATAAAACATTCCGGGTTAATACAGGTGGTCATGTCATGTTTACGGCGAATGGTGGGTTGCCAGAAGATCTGGCAGAATGGTTACCGGAGCGGTCGAAGCCAGTAAGATCGGAGGGGAAAAGATGA
- a CDS encoding SDR family oxidoreductase produces the protein MKELFNLTGKTALVTGGGRGLGEQMVQALAEAGANIVICSRNLEACQAVVDRLTARGTQALALACDASDPAMIRQVVDKAVEHFGRIDILVNNSGISWAAPMLAMPVDKWDKVMNVNVRAVFLFAQAVAPIMMQNGGGKIINIASVSGFGGTHPALMDTIAYNTSKGAVMTLTKDLAVKLASYNIQINAIAPGFFPTKITQKLQENISEKLLVHIPARRFGGENDLGGSVIFLASSASDYVTGHVLVVDGGMSALV, from the coding sequence GTGAAAGAGTTATTCAATTTAACTGGGAAAACGGCCCTTGTGACAGGTGGTGGTAGGGGCCTAGGAGAGCAGATGGTGCAGGCGTTGGCAGAAGCAGGTGCTAATATTGTGATCTGCTCGCGCAATCTGGAAGCTTGCCAGGCGGTGGTGGACCGGCTGACTGCGCGAGGCACACAGGCACTAGCACTTGCCTGCGATGCATCTGACCCAGCGATGATCCGACAAGTCGTTGATAAAGCTGTAGAACATTTTGGTCGAATCGATATTTTGGTTAACAACAGCGGCATCTCCTGGGCTGCCCCGATGCTTGCCATGCCTGTTGATAAGTGGGATAAGGTGATGAACGTGAATGTTCGGGCCGTCTTTTTATTTGCGCAGGCGGTCGCTCCTATCATGATGCAGAATGGTGGTGGCAAGATCATCAACATCGCATCCGTATCCGGGTTTGGCGGTACGCATCCAGCATTAATGGATACGATTGCCTACAACACAAGTAAGGGAGCGGTTATGACATTGACGAAAGATCTGGCTGTTAAGCTTGCTTCCTATAATATTCAGATCAATGCGATCGCTCCCGGCTTTTTCCCAACGAAAATTACACAAAAGCTGCAAGAGAACATTAGTGAGAAATTACTCGTACACATTCCAGCTAGGCGGTTCGGTGGGGAAAATGACTTGGGTGGATCTGTTATTTTCCTAGCATCTTCTGCCTCCGATTATGTGACTGGGCATGTACTAGTCGTAGATGGCGGCATGTCTGCTCTTGTATAA
- a CDS encoding copper resistance CopC family protein, whose amino-acid sequence MRYVTALLIIICLFVRPLPAFALTELQTSDPANGSLVQQDRQDIRLTFTSPIKEGSYFKIQDEAGNQINVQNLKINGTEMTGHTATPLPNGLIIITWAVIDKANNHNQGGVTFHVKTSHPSAPDALQPQQTSSSIAYIPLVLGGIGIFLLASILWLVKKRTT is encoded by the coding sequence ATGCGATACGTCACAGCTCTACTTATCATAATCTGCTTGTTTGTCAGACCGCTCCCTGCGTTTGCCCTGACAGAGCTACAAACATCAGATCCAGCCAATGGCAGTCTAGTTCAACAAGACCGGCAAGACATTCGGCTCACTTTTACATCCCCGATTAAAGAAGGAAGTTATTTCAAAATCCAAGATGAGGCCGGCAATCAAATCAACGTGCAGAACCTGAAAATAAACGGAACCGAAATGACCGGACATACAGCAACTCCGCTGCCGAATGGGCTAATTATCATAACGTGGGCCGTTATCGACAAAGCCAATAATCATAATCAAGGTGGGGTTACCTTTCACGTGAAGACAAGCCACCCTTCTGCGCCAGATGCATTACAACCTCAACAAACATCAAGCTCAATTGCCTACATTCCGCTCGTACTCGGTGGAATTGGCATCTTTTTACTTGCAAGTATACTCTGGCTGGTGAAAAAACGAACAACCTGA
- the crcB gene encoding fluoride efflux transporter CrcB, translating to MSYIWVGIAGIAGALSRYLVGMWIQGSVASFPLATLLINLTGSFLLAFFYTWTARRFPVHPHVRTAIGTGFIGSFTTFSTFSYETLHLMHSGQMAAALSYVIASLIGGYGTAVLGIRLAARSQETRPHERQG from the coding sequence ATGAGCTACATCTGGGTAGGAATTGCCGGAATAGCCGGGGCTCTTTCCCGTTATCTAGTGGGAATGTGGATACAGGGAAGCGTCGCAAGTTTTCCACTGGCGACGCTTCTCATTAATCTTACAGGTTCGTTTCTGCTTGCCTTCTTTTATACATGGACAGCCCGACGCTTCCCTGTACATCCGCATGTACGAACGGCTATCGGAACCGGATTTATCGGGTCATTTACAACGTTTTCGACGTTTAGCTACGAAACGCTTCATCTAATGCATAGCGGGCAGATGGCTGCTGCGCTTAGTTATGTGATTGCCAGTCTAATCGGTGGCTACGGGACAGCTGTACTCGGCATTCGACTTGCTGCACGCTCACAAGAAACAAGGCCACACGAGAGGCAGGGATAG
- a CDS encoding fluoride efflux transporter FluC: MEIVWIAVGSFIGAISRFALTSFISRVVSSPLPYGTVVVNLLGSFLLGLLYGMEASLPLLLFAGVGFLGSFTTFSTFQFDITELRSRQRNKIAFYYIALSILGGIILAALGFELGRRFI; this comes from the coding sequence ATGGAAATCGTCTGGATCGCAGTGGGCAGTTTTATCGGAGCCATTAGCCGCTTTGCGCTTACTTCTTTCATCAGCCGGGTTGTGTCCTCTCCGCTGCCATACGGAACAGTAGTCGTGAATTTGCTTGGCTCATTTCTGCTTGGACTTTTGTACGGTATGGAAGCAAGCCTGCCTCTGCTTCTATTTGCGGGTGTCGGATTTCTTGGATCGTTTACGACATTTTCGACGTTTCAATTCGACATTACAGAACTTCGTAGCAGGCAACGAAACAAGATAGCATTCTATTACATAGCACTTAGCATTCTGGGCGGCATTATACTAGCCGCGCTCGGATTCGAGCTTGGTCGCCGATTTATCTGA
- a CDS encoding S-ribosylhomocysteine lyase, translated as MKTYKVESFQLDHTQVEAPYIRVADQKHFVQEGEVRSEFVVSKFDIRFTQPNVEFLATATIHSLEHLLAENIRTYSDHVIDVSPMGCRTGFYVILQGAYTVEEVYELLTTTLRDVVEAKEVPACNEVQCGNYRDHDLEAAKKEAIRFLSHSKEFLQTFIRIT; from the coding sequence ATGAAAACATATAAAGTAGAGTCATTTCAGCTTGACCACACACAGGTAGAAGCCCCGTACATTCGCGTAGCAGATCAAAAACACTTCGTACAGGAAGGAGAGGTTCGTTCAGAATTCGTGGTTAGCAAGTTCGACATCCGGTTTACTCAGCCAAATGTAGAGTTTCTAGCAACGGCTACTATTCATTCGCTTGAACATCTACTAGCGGAAAATATCCGTACCTACTCGGATCATGTAATAGATGTTTCACCGATGGGATGCCGAACAGGATTTTATGTCATTTTGCAGGGAGCATATACGGTAGAAGAAGTATATGAACTGTTGACGACAACACTTCGAGATGTAGTGGAAGCGAAGGAAGTTCCGGCATGCAATGAAGTCCAATGCGGAAATTATCGTGATCACGACCTGGAAGCTGCGAAGAAGGAAGCGATACGTTTTCTTAGTCATTCTAAGGAATTTTTACAGACCTTTATTCGCATCACATAA
- a CDS encoding ABC transporter ATP-binding protein — protein sequence MVATVHQGGAISIQGITKTFYNATGETFVALSQVSLDIREGEFVSLIGPSGCGKSTLLRLIAGLEHPDRGSLLVDGEEIDGPHHSRGFMFQDPTLFPWKNVWSNVATGLEARGILHEKRADVDEFLQLVGLENFVNSYPHQLSGGMAQRAALARALVNHPKVLLLDEPLGALDAFTRMNMQDEILRIWKERNTTMLFVTHDIDEAIYVSDRVVVMSARPGQIKEVIAIDLPRPRQRDEAAFVAYRSQLLHSLHFA from the coding sequence ATGGTAGCAACTGTACATCAAGGTGGAGCGATCTCTATTCAGGGGATTACCAAAACGTTTTATAATGCTACGGGAGAAACTTTCGTTGCGCTAAGTCAGGTTAGTCTTGACATAAGGGAAGGTGAATTTGTTAGTTTAATCGGTCCAAGCGGGTGCGGCAAATCGACACTGTTGCGGTTGATTGCTGGACTTGAACATCCCGATAGAGGAAGTTTACTTGTTGATGGGGAAGAAATTGACGGACCACATCACTCCCGGGGATTTATGTTTCAGGACCCAACGTTGTTTCCATGGAAAAACGTGTGGAGTAATGTAGCAACCGGACTTGAGGCGCGGGGGATTTTGCATGAGAAAAGAGCTGATGTCGACGAATTTTTACAGCTTGTTGGACTTGAGAATTTCGTCAATTCATATCCACACCAGTTATCGGGTGGGATGGCACAGCGGGCCGCATTGGCACGGGCATTGGTGAATCATCCGAAAGTGTTGCTGCTTGATGAGCCGCTTGGTGCACTCGACGCTTTTACCCGGATGAATATGCAGGATGAGATTTTGCGGATTTGGAAAGAACGAAATACAACCATGTTATTTGTCACCCATGATATTGATGAGGCGATTTATGTTAGTGATCGGGTCGTCGTGATGTCAGCACGTCCCGGGCAAATCAAGGAAGTGATTGCGATTGATCTTCCAAGACCGAGACAGCGGGATGAGGCAGCATTTGTTGCCTATCGCTCTCAGCTTCTGCACAGCTTGCATTTTGCCTAG
- a CDS encoding ABC transporter permease: MSKVESITLPVKRIYKQSAAMLVQSLLPVLFLVGTLLVHIGLPNKQMVGSTGAYTVLLTAVLLVYSGWFVLSIQSSNIQKILLHQAPISALFIVIFLVWEVLTLKFNILPLPYFPSPVKILDAFVTDGAVIGISAAYSARLLVVGFGIGALAGVATGILMGWYQRFEYWINPFFRLIGPIPSTAWIPIVLVVFPSSFTASIFLLALATWFPVTVMTWSGISGINRSFFEVARTLGANERYLIWKVALPAALPHVFTGLFMGLGTSFVTLIVAEMLGVKAGLGWYIQWAQGWGEYYKLYAALLIMALLFSVIITILFKVKDRVLIWQKGLMKW, encoded by the coding sequence ATGTCAAAAGTAGAAAGCATCACGCTGCCAGTCAAACGAATTTATAAGCAAAGTGCCGCTATGTTAGTGCAATCCCTGTTGCCAGTTCTGTTTTTGGTTGGGACATTGCTTGTTCATATCGGTCTACCAAATAAGCAAATGGTAGGGTCAACAGGTGCCTATACAGTCCTGCTTACAGCCGTGTTACTTGTGTATAGCGGCTGGTTTGTTCTATCGATTCAATCATCAAACATCCAAAAAATCTTATTGCATCAGGCGCCAATCTCAGCATTATTTATTGTCATATTTCTAGTATGGGAAGTGCTTACCCTAAAGTTCAATATTCTTCCGCTTCCTTACTTTCCGTCTCCGGTCAAGATACTGGATGCGTTTGTAACAGATGGGGCCGTTATAGGCATTAGTGCCGCTTACTCAGCTCGCTTACTTGTGGTCGGATTCGGCATTGGGGCACTGGCTGGTGTGGCAACTGGAATTCTAATGGGATGGTATCAGCGATTTGAGTACTGGATTAATCCATTCTTCCGCTTAATCGGCCCGATTCCGTCTACGGCCTGGATTCCCATTGTGCTCGTTGTATTTCCAAGTAGTTTTACGGCCAGCATCTTTTTACTTGCTCTTGCCACGTGGTTTCCTGTTACCGTTATGACATGGTCGGGGATCTCCGGTATAAATAGATCGTTTTTTGAGGTAGCTCGAACATTAGGCGCGAATGAGCGGTACTTGATCTGGAAAGTTGCGCTTCCGGCTGCACTTCCTCACGTATTTACGGGCCTGTTTATGGGATTGGGTACATCATTCGTCACGTTAATTGTAGCGGAAATGCTCGGTGTAAAAGCAGGGCTTGGCTGGTACATTCAGTGGGCGCAGGGGTGGGGGGAGTATTACAAGTTGTATGCTGCCTTGCTCATTATGGCTCTGTTGTTCTCGGTGATTATTACCATTCTCTTTAAGGTGAAAGATCGCGTTCTAATCTGGCAGAAAGGGCTGATGAAATGGTAG
- a CDS encoding ABC transporter substrate-binding protein, with protein sequence MRKAKKIGALSILLAMGLMTACGNEKTASTSEGSKGSTHPFTIAYSGGTCEAPLYIAYEKGFFKDEGLDVNLVKMDFEQLKSGISSDKVDATVGNFAWFKPIEQGLGVKLTAGVHAGCIQAVTPKSSGIASIKDLKGKTIGVDTIGGGPMITMSIELQKHGIDPKKDVSWKAYPPPQLASAADKKEIDAFIVWDPHGQKALDGNQYNRLLNIAHDEPYHSGYCCYSVVSAKLVEQDPKKAAAFTRAILRGAEWVGEHPQETAQLEVDKKYVGADVELNAKLLKDYTWKPSVKRAEESVKFFIHEQKSQGILEASTDENELFTKIFAEVIPDYKGN encoded by the coding sequence ATGAGGAAAGCAAAGAAAATAGGGGCACTATCGATTCTGCTCGCCATGGGGCTTATGACGGCGTGCGGAAATGAGAAAACTGCATCAACATCTGAGGGAAGCAAGGGTTCTACTCATCCGTTTACGATTGCATATTCTGGCGGCACATGCGAAGCTCCGCTTTATATAGCATATGAGAAAGGTTTCTTTAAGGATGAGGGCCTCGACGTTAACTTGGTGAAAATGGATTTTGAACAATTGAAATCCGGTATTTCATCCGACAAAGTAGATGCAACTGTCGGAAACTTCGCCTGGTTTAAACCGATTGAGCAAGGGCTTGGCGTGAAGCTGACAGCTGGTGTACACGCAGGTTGTATCCAGGCCGTTACGCCAAAAAGTTCCGGGATTGCCTCGATTAAAGATCTGAAGGGCAAAACCATCGGCGTCGATACGATTGGTGGCGGTCCGATGATCACGATGTCCATTGAGCTGCAGAAGCACGGGATTGATCCGAAGAAGGATGTATCATGGAAAGCATACCCACCGCCGCAGCTGGCAAGTGCTGCTGACAAGAAAGAGATCGATGCTTTTATCGTCTGGGACCCACATGGACAAAAGGCGCTTGATGGAAACCAGTACAATCGCCTGTTAAACATTGCCCATGATGAACCCTATCACTCTGGTTATTGCTGCTATTCGGTGGTAAGCGCCAAGCTTGTGGAGCAAGATCCGAAAAAAGCAGCAGCCTTCACGCGGGCTATCTTAAGAGGAGCGGAGTGGGTTGGCGAGCATCCACAAGAAACCGCCCAGCTTGAAGTAGATAAAAAATATGTCGGAGCAGACGTAGAGTTAAACGCCAAGTTATTAAAAGATTACACATGGAAACCAAGTGTGAAGCGGGCAGAAGAAAGTGTGAAGTTTTTCATTCATGAACAAAAATCACAAGGGATTCTCGAAGCATCTACAGATGAGAATGAACTGTTCACGAAAATTTTTGCGGAAGTAATCCCGGATTATAAAGGCAATTAA